From the genome of Methanobrevibacter millerae, one region includes:
- a CDS encoding aminotransferase class I/II-fold pyridoxal phosphate-dependent enzyme, translated as MDAIILAAGMGKRLKGLTKDKTKCMITVNDVTLIERMLTQLDNLNLEKIVLVVGYHADKLKEFISTLDIKTKIDYVSNEIFDKTNNIYSLFLAKDYLEKSDCLILESDLIFDDGILEDLVGDERPNLAVVAKFESWMDGTVVTIDDEDNIVNFLSKNQFSFEEITEYYKTVNIYKFSKDFSKNFYIPFLEAYTKALGLNEYYEQVLKVIANFKESNIKVKKLDDEKWYEIDDIQDLNIAESIFADYDEKLEKYSLRYGGYWRYPHMIDYCYLVNPYYPPKFLIEELKSNFEDLLVNYPSGMDINSLLVAKYFGLDVENICVGNGASEIIKSLIEHVLGEDSKLGVIIPTFEEYPNRMNPKNIIAFDSSVNDYKYGSEDIIDFFDDKDISMLVLINPDNPSGNYIFKEDVFKLIEWSDEKGILLVVDESFIDFADAEEDATFLNQAILDENPNFIVVKSISKSFGVPGLRLGILASSNLELIDYIKKDLSIWNINSFAEYYLQIFEKYKSDYEIGLEKFKNARNKYVDDLKAISNLKIYPSQANYIMCEVLCDISSYELTNILLNDYNLFIKDLSDKKGFNGESFIRIAVRDEEDNLLLVNALKEILN; from the coding sequence ATGGACGCTATTATATTGGCTGCGGGAATGGGTAAACGTTTAAAAGGCCTAACAAAGGATAAAACAAAATGTATGATTACTGTAAATGATGTCACATTAATCGAAAGAATGCTTACTCAGCTGGATAATTTAAATCTTGAAAAAATTGTTTTAGTTGTAGGATATCATGCTGATAAATTAAAGGAGTTTATTTCTACTTTAGATATCAAAACAAAAATAGATTATGTTTCAAATGAAATTTTTGACAAAACGAATAACATCTATTCTCTATTTTTGGCAAAGGATTATTTGGAAAAATCAGACTGTTTGATATTGGAATCCGATTTGATTTTTGATGATGGAATTCTTGAAGATTTAGTTGGTGATGAAAGGCCTAATTTAGCTGTTGTGGCCAAATTTGAAAGCTGGATGGACGGAACTGTAGTTACAATTGATGATGAAGATAATATTGTAAATTTCTTGTCAAAAAATCAGTTTTCATTTGAAGAGATTACGGAGTATTATAAAACAGTAAACATTTACAAATTCTCAAAAGATTTTTCCAAAAATTTCTATATTCCATTTTTAGAAGCATATACTAAAGCTTTGGGATTAAATGAATACTATGAACAAGTTTTAAAAGTAATAGCTAATTTTAAAGAGTCTAATATTAAAGTTAAAAAATTGGATGATGAAAAATGGTATGAAATTGATGATATTCAGGATTTAAATATTGCAGAAAGCATTTTTGCAGATTATGATGAGAAATTAGAAAAATATTCATTAAGATATGGTGGATATTGGAGATATCCACACATGATTGATTATTGTTATCTTGTAAACCCTTATTATCCACCAAAATTTTTAATAGAGGAGTTAAAATCCAATTTTGAAGATTTACTTGTAAATTATCCTTCAGGCATGGATATTAATTCATTGCTTGTAGCCAAGTATTTCGGTTTGGATGTTGAGAATATATGTGTGGGTAATGGTGCATCAGAAATTATCAAATCATTAATTGAACATGTTTTGGGTGAAGATTCTAAATTAGGTGTTATAATACCTACTTTTGAAGAATATCCCAATAGGATGAATCCAAAAAATATCATAGCCTTTGATTCTTCTGTCAATGATTATAAATATGGTTCCGAAGACATTATTGATTTCTTTGATGATAAAGATATTTCCATGTTGGTGTTAATCAATCCAGATAATCCTTCGGGTAATTATATTTTTAAAGAAGATGTCTTTAAATTAATTGAATGGTCAGATGAAAAAGGTATTTTATTGGTAGTTGATGAATCTTTCATTGACTTTGCTGATGCAGAAGAGGATGCCACATTTTTAAATCAAGCAATTTTAGATGAAAACCCTAATTTTATTGTTGTTAAAAGTATATCTAAGTCATTCGGAGTTCCAGGATTAAGATTGGGAATTTTAGCATCTTCAAATTTAGAATTAATTGATTATATTAAGAAAGATTTATCTATTTGGAATATTAATTCTTTTGCAGAATATTATCTTCAGATATTTGAAAAATATAAATCAGATTATGAAATTGGTTTGGAAAAATTTAAAAATGCTAGAAATAAGTATGTTGATGATTTAAAAGCTATTTCTAATTTAAAAATCTATCCTTCACAAGCCAATTATATAATGTGCGAAGTTTTATGTGATATTAGTAGTTATGAACTAACAAATATCTTATTGAACGATTATAATTTATTTATAAAAGATTTATCAGATAAAAAAGGTTTTAATGGTGAATCATTCATTAGAATAGCTGTTCGTGATGAAGAAGATAATTTATTGTTAGTTAATGCATTAAAAGAGATTTTGAATTAA
- a CDS encoding sodium-dependent transporter produces the protein MTDKNEWGSNLSFVFAMIGSAVGLGNIWRYPYVLYSNGGGAFYIPYIVAILIMGIPFLILEYGVGYNFKSSFAKAARKINSKCEYLGWFLPVAVFMIMIYYSAILGWDGIYMMLSFTKGWGADPNNFFTTTLLQSSDSFMGLLNFIPVIAVAMLAGWIIIWFISHRDLEQGLGKVSKILVPLLFIIMIIIVAFSLTLPGASIGLAELFNPDWSLLTHFEIWMAAFGQIVFSLSLGMSIAFTYASYVKDDADLITNTISIALANSLFENFAALGVFSILGYMSLQSGTPVADLVSQGTGLVFIVYPTVFNVLGQWAYVLGPLFFLTVYLAGLTSILSTIEPLSFSIQNKFASTRSRTMTALIIVAAAISMIYATSFGGSLLGFVDTFINQIALLLGVVIECIVFAWIFKVEKLIDFLNSKSKTIKLGKWWLIIVKYILPIFISIIWIGGMFDVAKSGSYEQLTFTVISAAILLSATLIFTILPAKNPDWDEAEERV, from the coding sequence ATGACAGATAAAAATGAGTGGGGAAGCAACCTGTCATTCGTTTTTGCAATGATAGGTTCGGCAGTCGGACTTGGAAACATTTGGAGATATCCTTACGTGCTCTATTCAAACGGGGGAGGAGCCTTTTACATCCCGTACATCGTAGCAATTCTCATAATGGGAATTCCATTCTTAATCCTTGAGTATGGCGTCGGATACAATTTCAAGTCTTCATTTGCAAAAGCGGCAAGAAAAATCAATTCCAAATGCGAATATCTGGGCTGGTTTCTGCCGGTTGCCGTATTCATGATAATGATTTACTACTCAGCCATTCTCGGATGGGACGGAATCTATATGATGCTAAGCTTCACCAAGGGCTGGGGAGCCGATCCTAACAATTTCTTTACCACAACGCTTCTTCAGTCTTCAGACTCATTCATGGGACTTTTGAACTTCATTCCGGTAATAGCTGTTGCAATGCTTGCCGGATGGATTATAATCTGGTTTATCTCACACAGGGATTTGGAGCAAGGTCTGGGAAAGGTATCAAAGATTTTAGTCCCATTATTATTCATAATAATGATTATAATTGTGGCATTTTCACTTACATTGCCCGGTGCGTCAATCGGCCTTGCAGAGCTTTTCAATCCGGACTGGTCGCTTCTGACTCATTTTGAAATCTGGATGGCTGCATTCGGCCAGATCGTGTTTTCCTTAAGCCTCGGCATGTCAATAGCGTTTACCTATGCAAGCTACGTTAAAGATGACGCCGATTTGATAACAAACACAATTTCAATAGCTCTTGCAAACTCATTATTTGAAAACTTCGCAGCTTTAGGGGTCTTTTCCATTCTGGGCTACATGTCACTTCAGTCAGGAACTCCGGTGGCGGATCTGGTTTCACAGGGAACCGGTCTGGTATTTATTGTCTATCCGACGGTTTTCAACGTTTTAGGCCAGTGGGCATACGTTTTAGGACCGCTATTCTTCCTGACAGTTTATCTGGCAGGCCTTACAAGCATCCTCTCCACAATCGAGCCTTTGTCATTTTCAATACAGAACAAGTTCGCATCTACAAGGTCAAGAACCATGACTGCGCTCATCATAGTCGCTGCGGCAATATCCATGATTTATGCAACCTCGTTCGGAGGGTCCCTTTTAGGCTTTGTCGATACCTTCATCAACCAGATTGCATTGCTTTTGGGTGTTGTCATTGAATGCATTGTCTTTGCCTGGATATTCAAGGTCGAAAAGCTAATCGATTTTTTAAATTCCAAAAGCAAAACAATAAAATTAGGCAAATGGTGGCTTATTATCGTCAAGTACATCCTTCCGATTTTCATTTCAATCATCTGGATTGGGGGAATGTTTGACGTTGCAAAAAGCGGTTCATATGAGCAGCTGACGTTCACGGTTATCTCAGCGGCAATACTTCTTTCGGCCACTTTAATCTTCACGATTCTTCCCGCAAAGAACCCCGACTGGGATGAGGCTGAAGAAAGGGTTTGA
- a CDS encoding carboxypeptidase regulatory-like domain-containing protein: MNKKIIFALLIFVFACSFAYAAQASQIEITSPDTLKNGDFFNLTLTAKDGSPIADQVVDIIVIAESGEQNHINFTTDKDGKLGFGIAGVNPGQYTFNCTFNGTADFETCNASQKLTVTA; the protein is encoded by the coding sequence GTGAATAAAAAGATTATCTTTGCGCTATTGATATTTGTGTTTGCATGTTCCTTTGCATATGCCGCTCAGGCAAGCCAAATTGAGATTACAAGTCCGGATACCCTTAAAAACGGTGATTTCTTTAACTTAACCTTAACTGCAAAAGACGGTTCTCCAATTGCCGATCAGGTAGTTGACATTATCGTAATTGCAGAAAGCGGTGAGCAAAACCATATTAACTTCACCACTGATAAGGACGGTAAGTTAGGATTTGGTATTGCAGGCGTAAATCCTGGCCAATACACTTTCAACTGTACCTTCAACGGTACCGCTGACTTTGAAACCTGCAATGCATCTCAAAAATTAACTGTGACCGCATAG
- a CDS encoding class I SAM-dependent methyltransferase yields MARLYGDNEDINSEKVKDFFNERANKKVDSDLSIVLFQDKENSERRNSEENALFLENIDCSDKKVLEIGCGIGRWAEFFKDKCQCYLGLDYSENLVGIAKNSHNFDNCNFQVMSAFDIKIDELLVEPPFDVILISQVLMYINDDNLKVLINEINTVISDDTQLFITEPISCMDSRLTLKDFYSDELEADYNAIYRTENEYREFFQKLNCNEINSFDIFMELNERSETQYMSFVIK; encoded by the coding sequence ATGGCACGATTATATGGTGACAATGAAGATATTAACTCAGAAAAAGTAAAAGATTTTTTCAACGAAAGAGCTAATAAAAAAGTGGATAGTGATTTATCTATTGTTTTATTCCAAGATAAAGAAAATTCTGAAAGAAGAAACAGTGAAGAAAATGCATTGTTTTTAGAAAATATTGATTGTTCTGATAAAAAGGTTCTTGAAATCGGTTGTGGAATTGGCAGATGGGCCGAATTTTTTAAAGATAAATGCCAATGTTACTTAGGTTTGGATTATTCTGAAAATCTTGTTGGCATTGCTAAAAATTCTCATAATTTTGATAACTGTAATTTTCAGGTAATGTCTGCTTTTGATATTAAAATTGATGAATTGCTTGTTGAACCACCTTTTGATGTTATTTTAATTAGTCAAGTTTTAATGTATATCAATGATGATAATTTGAAAGTTTTGATAAATGAGATTAATACTGTAATTTCAGATGATACTCAATTATTTATAACTGAACCAATTTCATGTATGGATTCAAGATTAACCCTTAAAGACTTTTATTCTGATGAGTTAGAAGCAGATTATAATGCAATTTATAGGACAGAAAATGAATATCGAGAATTTTTCCAAAAGTTAAATTGCAATGAAATTAACTCTTTTGATATATTTATGGAATTGAATGAACGATCTGAAACTCAATATATGTCATTTGTCATTAAATAA